Proteins from a single region of Pseudomonas sp. 10S4:
- a CDS encoding response regulator, with protein sequence MDNLGFGKVLLVEDDEKLAGLIAHFLSQHGFEVRAVHRGDLALAAFLEFKPKVVVLDLMLPGQSGLHVCREIRSVSDTPIVILTAKEDDLDHILGLESGADDYVTKPIKPPVLLARLRALQRRQAPDTGVCSALEFGNLSIDRSCREVRLVGEGIELTTMEFELLWLLASAAGKILSRDDILNRMRGIAFDGLNRSVDVYISKLRAKLKDNPREPVCIKTIWGKGYLFNPFAWEL encoded by the coding sequence ATGGATAACCTGGGTTTTGGCAAAGTATTGCTGGTGGAAGACGACGAAAAGCTTGCCGGGCTGATCGCACATTTCCTGTCCCAACATGGCTTCGAGGTCCGGGCGGTGCACCGTGGCGACCTGGCGTTGGCCGCATTTCTTGAATTCAAACCGAAAGTCGTCGTGCTCGACCTGATGTTGCCGGGTCAGAGCGGCCTGCATGTGTGCCGGGAGATTCGCAGCGTGTCGGACACGCCGATCGTCATCCTCACCGCCAAGGAGGACGACCTCGACCACATTCTGGGCCTGGAATCCGGCGCCGATGACTACGTGACCAAGCCGATCAAACCGCCGGTGCTGCTGGCCCGTTTGCGCGCCTTGCAACGTCGGCAGGCGCCGGACACCGGCGTCTGCAGTGCCCTCGAATTCGGCAACCTGAGCATCGACCGCAGTTGCCGCGAAGTGCGCCTGGTGGGTGAGGGCATCGAGTTGACCACCATGGAATTCGAACTGCTGTGGTTGCTCGCCAGCGCCGCCGGCAAGATTCTGTCCCGCGATGACATCCTCAACCGCATGCGCGGCATCGCCTTCGACGGCCTCAACCGCAGCGTCGACGTCTACATCAGCAAACTGCGGGCCAAGCTCAAGGACAATCCTCGCGAACCGGTGTGCATCAAGACCATCTGGGGCAAGGGCTACCTGTTCAATCCGTTCGCGTGGGAGCTGTAA
- a CDS encoding ATP-binding protein, producing MLRLFLGLYLVLAVGLVAALQTVEHTFNALLDNQMQAYNREAVRGQAYSLVEQLRGLEGQGREQQLDSLRPHYGLGLTLVDAGQLALDDQEKALLAEGLLVIREKYTQFISSIDGGPQLLSIKLPAEPSLMPFYISAAYLMLAVLIGIVLFFWVRPHWRDLEKLRLAAERFGDNDLSSRIQLSKRSNIRDLSEHFNLMAARIEGLIANQRELTNAVSHELRTPIARLSFELDQLKQQPDPAQNRELIADMYADLGELEEMVSELLTYASLERGATVITRENIQANSWLDSVVGSVALEAEAAGVQLLIVECQIEQVRIEPRFMARAVINLLRNAIRYADGRVEVSLARCGDHYEVRVNDDGPGVPVDGREKIFEPFSRLDASRDRRTGGFGLGLALVRRVSQSHGGQVEVADSPWGGASFRMTWAHLD from the coding sequence ATGCTGCGGTTATTTCTGGGGTTGTACCTGGTGCTGGCGGTTGGACTGGTGGCGGCCTTGCAGACTGTCGAGCACACCTTCAATGCGCTGCTCGACAATCAGATGCAGGCGTATAACCGCGAGGCCGTGCGCGGTCAGGCGTACTCGTTGGTCGAGCAACTGCGCGGTCTGGAAGGTCAGGGCCGGGAACAACAGCTGGACTCGTTGCGCCCGCATTATGGTTTGGGATTGACGCTGGTCGATGCCGGACAACTGGCCCTGGATGATCAGGAAAAAGCCTTGTTGGCCGAAGGCCTGCTGGTGATTCGGGAGAAGTACACGCAGTTCATTTCGTCCATCGATGGCGGCCCTCAACTGCTGAGCATCAAGTTGCCGGCCGAGCCAAGCCTGATGCCGTTTTACATTTCGGCGGCCTACCTGATGCTGGCGGTGCTGATTGGTATCGTGCTGTTCTTTTGGGTGCGGCCGCACTGGCGGGATCTGGAAAAACTACGCCTGGCTGCCGAGCGGTTTGGCGATAACGATTTGTCGTCGCGAATCCAGTTGTCCAAACGCTCGAACATCCGCGACCTGTCCGAACACTTCAACCTGATGGCCGCGCGTATCGAAGGCTTGATCGCCAACCAGCGCGAGCTGACCAACGCGGTGTCCCATGAGTTGCGCACGCCCATTGCCCGGCTGTCGTTTGAACTCGATCAGCTCAAGCAACAGCCCGATCCGGCGCAAAACCGCGAATTGATCGCCGACATGTACGCCGACCTTGGCGAGCTGGAGGAAATGGTCTCGGAACTGCTGACCTACGCCAGCCTGGAGCGCGGCGCTACGGTGATTACCAGGGAAAACATTCAGGCCAACAGTTGGCTCGACAGCGTGGTCGGCAGTGTGGCGCTGGAAGCGGAAGCAGCGGGGGTGCAGCTGCTGATAGTTGAATGCCAGATCGAGCAGGTACGTATCGAACCGCGCTTCATGGCCCGGGCGGTGATCAATTTGCTACGCAACGCCATTCGCTATGCCGATGGGCGGGTCGAAGTGTCGTTGGCGCGCTGCGGTGATCATTACGAAGTGCGGGTCAACGACGACGGGCCGGGCGTGCCGGTGGACGGGCGGGAGAAGATCTTCGAACCGTTCTCGCGGCTGGATGCCAGTCGTGATCGGCGCACCGGTGGTTTTGGGCTGGGGTTGGCGTTGGTACGACGGGTTTCTCAGTCCCATGGCGGGCAGGTGGAAGTGGCGGACTCGCCGTGGGGTGGGGCGTCGTTTCGCATGACCTGGGCGCATCTGGATTAG